Proteins encoded together in one Asterias rubens chromosome 4, eAstRub1.3, whole genome shotgun sequence window:
- the LOC117289493 gene encoding nuclear envelope phosphatase-regulatory subunit 1-like: MMKMPVEQVQTEDLRAFERRLTEYIEKQRPQSWCWRVVLILIATITALGAWCWLLDKETSQVSFVQSLYNHPYFAISGLCLILLFLCGIHKRVVAPAIITARCRSVLADFNMSCDDTGKLILKPRSM, translated from the exons ATTTGAGGGCATTTGAGCGGAGACTAACTGAATACATagagaaacagcgccctcaatcatGGTGCTGGAGAG TGGTCCTAATCCTAATTGCTACAATAACAGCTCTTGGCGCCTGGTGTTGGCTTCTAGACAAGGAAACATCACAA GTGTCTTTTGTTCAGTCTCTCTACAACCATCCGTACTTTGCAATCAGCGGACTttgtttaatattgttattCCTATGTGGAATACACAAACGAGTTGTTGCACCAGCTAT TATCACAGCCAGATGTCGCTCTGTACTTGCAGACTTCAATATGTCATGCGATGAT ACAGGAAAACTTATACTTAAGCCACGATCAATGTGA